In Marinobacter antarcticus, one genomic interval encodes:
- a CDS encoding CHAD domain-containing protein: MRYRLNPNGNFGKHLKRLMQSINEDISLALLHACRVPETGVHEARKSCKEMRALLRLIRPQIGKAEYSRWQEHYKTISGKLSGSRDAIVRVNTWRGLVKENAALQEQRYDAIDRFLSEQQKLNPLEAKGREFFMELALEVEAQSPAPQEWDLPKSLSKLMPNLKHLYQKARDAEKKANSSGDIEAFHQFRKRSKDLFYCSRALRPMFGKSLKSKVDGLEAMTELQGSANDQAVLLEYLTDHRHEIGLDSEQWDLAEACIVAKLQELQKQTHKLAKKLLSDSPASFIKSL; encoded by the coding sequence ATGCGCTATCGTCTCAATCCTAACGGTAATTTTGGCAAGCACCTCAAGCGGCTAATGCAGTCCATTAATGAAGACATCTCTCTAGCGCTTCTGCACGCATGCAGGGTTCCAGAAACGGGGGTCCATGAGGCTCGAAAAAGCTGTAAAGAAATGCGGGCTCTACTGCGGCTGATCAGACCCCAGATTGGCAAAGCAGAGTACAGCCGTTGGCAAGAACACTACAAAACGATTTCCGGGAAGCTTTCCGGCAGCCGAGACGCGATCGTTCGTGTGAACACCTGGCGAGGGCTAGTAAAAGAAAACGCAGCGTTGCAAGAACAACGATACGATGCCATTGACCGTTTTCTGTCTGAACAGCAAAAGCTCAATCCACTTGAGGCTAAAGGTCGTGAATTTTTCATGGAGCTGGCTTTAGAAGTTGAAGCTCAGAGCCCCGCGCCTCAAGAATGGGACCTGCCAAAGTCACTGTCTAAACTTATGCCCAACCTCAAACACCTTTATCAAAAAGCCCGTGACGCCGAGAAAAAGGCGAATAGCTCTGGCGATATTGAAGCCTTCCACCAATTTCGAAAACGCTCAAAAGATCTGTTCTATTGTTCACGTGCATTGCGCCCGATGTTTGGCAAAAGCCTGAAGTCAAAGGTGGACGGGTTGGAAGCAATGACAGAGCTTCAGGGTTCGGCTAATGACCAAGCTGTGTTGCTCGAATACCTTACCGATCATCGCCATGAAATTGGTCTGGACTCTGAACAATGGGACTTGGCTGAGGCATGCATTGTTGCGAAGCTACAGGAGCTCCAGAAGCAGACCCATAAGCTGGCGAAAAAACTTCTTTCAGATTCACCAGCATCCTTTATTAAGTCCCTATAG
- a CDS encoding DUF2238 domain-containing protein, whose product MVRFLKYRNGLSSRGYISGVNTIKYLWAGIFFIVLIWSGIDPKDQITWLLEILPALIGAALLVTTYRSFKLTSIVYLMILAHCIVLMIGGHYTYAEVPFFDGLFGAERNNYDKLGHFFQGFVPALIAREILIRKHVVNGRWWLSLFVICVALSFSAFYELIEWWVAVISGGGAEAFLGTQGYIWDTQSDMAFALVGAISSLVFLSKFHDKQIKNVVG is encoded by the coding sequence GTGGTCAGATTCCTGAAATATCGAAATGGTCTGTCCAGTCGCGGTTACATTTCAGGGGTAAATACGATCAAATATTTATGGGCCGGTATTTTTTTTATTGTTCTTATTTGGTCTGGAATAGATCCAAAAGACCAGATAACGTGGCTTCTGGAGATTCTTCCAGCCTTGATTGGGGCTGCCCTTTTAGTCACCACTTATCGAAGCTTCAAGCTGACATCAATCGTGTATCTAATGATTTTGGCACATTGCATCGTTTTAATGATTGGTGGCCATTACACCTATGCAGAGGTTCCATTCTTTGATGGTTTATTTGGAGCGGAAAGGAATAACTACGACAAACTCGGCCATTTTTTTCAGGGCTTTGTGCCTGCTTTAATAGCAAGAGAGATTTTGATCAGAAAGCACGTTGTGAATGGGCGATGGTGGCTAAGCCTATTCGTAATTTGCGTGGCATTATCCTTTAGTGCTTTTTATGAGCTGATTGAGTGGTGGGTTGCCGTGATATCAGGCGGGGGAGCCGAAGCCTTTTTGGGGACTCAAGGTTATATCTGGGATACCCAATCCGATATGGCGTTTGCACTAGTCGGGGCTATTTCTTCACTGGTTTTTCTTTCTAAATTTCATGACAAACAGATCAAAAATGTAGTCGGGTAG
- a CDS encoding GGDEF domain-containing protein has translation MINIEQMASVLEALPDPAFILSRSGKYVAVFGGSDVRYYHDGSGLVGLYVSDLVKPEKADWFLEQINRALETRRLLVEEYELSSGDVKGLPDEGPEEPIWFEGRIQALDFLVDDEAVVLWVASNISERHDLEIRLRELSDTDQLTDLFNRRKLERDLVLHHETFSRHSAPTSILMFDLDNLKKINDSRGHHVGDEMILAVANICRSELRKTDTAYRLGGDEFVVALPNTGRERAVQFAARLHQSFRKELSRFSVGNTAVTVSIGVTTMMPADRSYEDTLKRADGALYEAKGLGKDRVVSA, from the coding sequence ATGATCAATATCGAGCAGATGGCCTCCGTTCTGGAAGCCTTACCAGACCCGGCTTTTATCCTGTCCCGCAGCGGCAAATACGTCGCGGTGTTCGGTGGCAGTGATGTTCGCTATTACCACGACGGCAGCGGCCTGGTCGGTCTGTACGTTTCAGACTTGGTGAAACCTGAGAAGGCAGACTGGTTTCTCGAGCAGATTAACCGGGCGCTGGAGACCCGCAGGCTGCTGGTCGAAGAGTATGAGCTGAGCAGTGGGGATGTGAAAGGCTTGCCCGATGAAGGACCCGAGGAACCGATCTGGTTTGAAGGTCGCATACAAGCCCTGGATTTCCTGGTGGACGATGAGGCGGTGGTGCTCTGGGTCGCGAGTAATATTTCAGAGCGCCACGATCTGGAAATCAGACTACGGGAACTGAGCGACACCGATCAGCTCACTGACCTTTTCAACAGAAGGAAACTGGAGCGCGACTTGGTGCTTCACCACGAGACATTCTCGCGGCATTCCGCGCCGACCTCCATTTTGATGTTTGATCTGGACAACCTTAAAAAAATCAACGATTCCCGGGGGCATCACGTCGGGGATGAGATGATCCTTGCCGTGGCCAACATATGTCGATCAGAGCTCCGAAAAACCGATACTGCCTACCGCTTGGGCGGTGATGAGTTTGTGGTTGCTCTCCCCAATACTGGACGTGAGCGCGCGGTGCAGTTTGCCGCGCGTTTACACCAGTCTTTCAGAAAGGAACTGAGTCGGTTTTCAGTAGGCAATACCGCCGTCACAGTCAGTATTGGCGTCACAACTATGATGCCGGCAGACCGCTCATACGAAGACACTCTCAAGCGGGCCGATGGTGCCCTGTATGAGGCCAAAGGCCTGGGCAAAGACAGGGTTGTCTCGGCCTGA
- a CDS encoding type II toxin-antitoxin system Phd/YefM family antitoxin: MTGITATEARSNLYRLIDEAAESHQPIVITGKRNRAVLVSEDDWAAIQETLYLLSVPGMRESIRDGMVTSVDQCDEELDW; encoded by the coding sequence ATGACAGGAATTACTGCAACTGAGGCGCGCAGCAACCTATATCGGTTAATTGATGAAGCCGCCGAGTCCCACCAACCCATTGTTATCACGGGTAAGCGAAATAGAGCTGTCTTAGTGTCTGAGGATGATTGGGCGGCTATTCAGGAAACGCTTTACCTGCTGTCTGTTCCAGGTATGCGTGAGTCTATTCGTGATGGGATGGTTACCTCCGTCGATCAATGCGATGAGGAGCTCGACTGGTGA
- a CDS encoding Txe/YoeB family addiction module toxin: protein MTWKLAYTKQAQKDAKKLASSGLKPKAQELLVLISENPYRKPLPFEKLIGDLAEAYSRRINIQHRLVYQVLEDQRVVKVLRLWSHYE from the coding sequence GTGACATGGAAGCTGGCCTATACCAAGCAAGCCCAAAAAGATGCAAAAAAACTGGCCTCCAGCGGCTTGAAACCAAAAGCTCAGGAGTTGCTGGTACTGATCTCGGAAAATCCATATCGAAAGCCGCTTCCGTTTGAGAAGTTAATCGGTGATCTGGCGGAAGCCTATTCACGCAGGATCAATATACAGCATCGTTTAGTGTATCAAGTGCTGGAGGATCAGCGTGTGGTGAAGGTTCTACGGCTTTGGAGTCACTACGAATAA
- a CDS encoding methyl-accepting chemotaxis protein, with the protein MRVNHPVTHRNVPVSSGANILSTTNPKGQITHINDEFVDISGFSREELIGQPHNIIRHPDMPRAAYEEMWRRLKSGETWLGAVKNRCKNGDHYWVRAYAIPVTGKNGELLELQSIRSQLSPAAEARAEKLYATLRETQATKGPVEPPKLRRAMPLQLKLILTMAFIMSGAGAAQYFMETWYSAFGVWVAAFVVSSAAITGLTSPLKRCVQRARGIIDDTVAEKIFTGRVDDIGSLDLVIAQQGAELDAIVKRMDDVIGKLNIGAEHTISRSNDAHSAVREQATATDTIASASEQMSATSKEVASNATGMLEQVRLASERVASGQALTQETRHSMDALSKELAEASNAVGQLTEASKGVSQALSIIGDITEQTNLLALNASIEAARAGDAGRGFAVVADEVRSLAQRTKATTEQINTTLGRFHETVSNATQSMTRCDSYAQKTVDNAISSESTLSELVTFIERISEACDGTSVAAEQQHNASGEISGKIVSINDLGDTAMQVVKEAQESMHELKRQIGEVGGLVSRLRERNSA; encoded by the coding sequence GTGCGCGTGAACCACCCTGTCACCCATCGAAATGTGCCTGTCAGTTCCGGCGCAAATATCCTTTCCACTACCAACCCGAAAGGACAGATCACCCACATTAACGACGAATTTGTCGATATCAGTGGATTCTCCAGAGAAGAATTGATTGGACAGCCGCACAACATTATTCGCCACCCCGACATGCCCAGGGCAGCGTATGAAGAAATGTGGCGACGGTTAAAATCAGGAGAAACCTGGCTTGGCGCGGTTAAAAACCGGTGCAAGAACGGCGACCACTACTGGGTCCGGGCCTATGCGATACCCGTTACCGGGAAGAATGGCGAGCTTCTTGAGCTGCAATCCATTCGCTCGCAGCTCTCACCTGCGGCCGAGGCGCGCGCAGAAAAACTATATGCCACCCTGCGCGAGACTCAGGCCACCAAGGGCCCCGTTGAGCCGCCAAAGCTCCGCAGAGCAATGCCCCTGCAACTTAAACTGATTCTCACCATGGCTTTCATTATGAGTGGCGCAGGGGCTGCTCAGTATTTTATGGAGACCTGGTACTCCGCCTTTGGCGTCTGGGTTGCAGCCTTTGTTGTCAGCTCGGCCGCCATCACCGGCCTCACCAGCCCACTGAAGAGATGTGTTCAAAGGGCCAGAGGCATAATAGACGATACGGTGGCAGAGAAAATCTTTACTGGTCGTGTAGACGATATTGGCAGTCTTGATCTGGTGATTGCCCAACAGGGTGCTGAGCTCGATGCCATTGTCAAACGCATGGACGACGTTATCGGCAAGCTGAACATCGGTGCTGAACACACTATTTCCAGAAGTAACGATGCCCATTCTGCGGTTCGGGAACAGGCTACAGCGACAGATACCATTGCCTCAGCAAGCGAGCAGATGTCTGCCACATCCAAAGAGGTTGCGAGCAATGCGACCGGCATGCTCGAGCAAGTTCGACTGGCCAGCGAGCGCGTTGCCAGTGGGCAGGCCCTGACTCAGGAAACCCGTCACAGTATGGATGCCCTGTCTAAGGAGCTTGCAGAGGCATCGAATGCTGTCGGCCAGCTCACCGAGGCGAGCAAGGGGGTCAGTCAGGCGCTGAGTATAATCGGTGACATCACTGAGCAAACCAATCTGCTTGCCCTCAATGCCTCGATCGAAGCGGCCAGGGCCGGAGATGCCGGTCGTGGTTTTGCTGTAGTCGCGGATGAAGTCCGCAGCCTCGCACAGCGCACCAAGGCCACAACTGAGCAGATCAATACTACCCTCGGCCGATTTCACGAGACCGTTTCCAATGCGACCCAGTCCATGACACGTTGCGACAGCTATGCACAAAAGACGGTCGACAATGCCATCAGCTCCGAGAGCACCTTGTCGGAACTCGTTACCTTTATAGAACGTATTTCCGAAGCTTGTGACGGCACATCGGTTGCGGCAGAGCAACAACACAATGCCTCAGGCGAAATATCCGGCAAAATTGTCAGTATTAACGATCTGGGCGACACGGCAATGCAGGTCGTGAAGGAAGCGCAGGAGTCCATGCACGAACTGAAACGACAGATCGGTGAAGTTGGTGGATTGGTTTCCCGGCTGAGAGAGCGCAACAGCGCCTGA
- a CDS encoding response regulator yields the protein MIDIRIVGNRETESWLKRQQETLLSSDFNCRFSSMAAPVEATEPPNVWLIDADGSEALPLREIIAELHTNDGIAKAPIVVVGKSMTTQLASEAMAAGARRFLVKPLTSRMLASTCQELGISHSPMPRTALILEDRQATHEAIREHLATRSIEILPASSIQAAFDLLTQHDPDVIVVSHYSDLMSYRKLSALLRFFPQSSGIPVFFTTDDITDSEARDLLSLTETNTHCATYADLPRLILEVTNQRVGRATSGGRLYDILYEREQEHLALNHHAIVSMADSAGQITEVNRNFCDTSQYSETELLGQNHRILKSGYHSPDFYRDLWQTISRGDVWKGEICNRAKDGRYYWVSSTIVPFLDSRKRPYKYIAIRKDITHVKTSEHRGELYGQLARLVSGASAQVLSGDWADVPEILQSALQPLCRFLGIYHVSIKLHQTDHLFAKGNRPAVDSSHNASLSITGFDTTGSERQADDCYKIETTLRADRTELGSLELLTRQNALKDVPRAQGLIDILGSVISNSLARWMSEFYQERDRERLRKAQSFANIGTWEWNLETNDLFWTGTIPVIFGYPEGDLETSYENFITAVHPDDRAKVEAGIAAAIEHDEPYRIEHRVVWPDGTVRLLLEAGAVIRSDDGMAKQMLGIVQDVTQAHEAKQQLALQTRLLNILHDSLTAFIREGKFRATLDSMLESLLELTSSEFGFLAEVLHDGEKTPYLRVQSISNIPWGPSSEEMYSRVGTDRFELFGLDSVIGESVREGKVVSVDETRSGELFTGLPEGHPEIRTFLSVPVFIGSDLVGVFALANRDSGYDQSLINFLRPFAANYGVIINSQRMIDMGETNRMSLTHAKLQADQANRAKSEFLSSMSHELRTPMNAILGFGQLLESDPELNDDQQDSVNEILSASKHLLELINEVLDLARIESGKLELSLETIPVRAITDEALTFVRLSAEKRGIQISIRNMGTLRVAADWTRLKQALLNLLSNAVKYNRVDGSILIEAKPHGSAWVDIRVTDTGPGIPESRIPELFQPFNRLGAELGHIEGTGIGLSLTRRLVELMGGSIGVTSAIGEGSTFWIRLPVERLHTSTNAEPSIDYGQSQTLSGERTSNKKRSILYIEDNPANLKLVERIVQRQRDFSLISAITAEEGLNLARACQPDLILLDINLPDLDGYVVLDKLKAQVPPNNAPVIALTANAMHSEVRRGKNAGFDDYLTKPINIAELTNTLGKYLG from the coding sequence ATGATTGATATCAGGATTGTCGGGAATAGAGAAACGGAAAGCTGGCTGAAACGGCAGCAGGAAACCCTGCTGTCCTCAGATTTCAACTGTCGGTTCTCATCAATGGCTGCCCCCGTCGAAGCGACGGAGCCACCCAATGTCTGGCTAATTGATGCCGATGGTTCCGAAGCGCTGCCGTTGAGAGAGATAATAGCCGAACTGCATACCAATGACGGAATAGCCAAAGCCCCGATCGTGGTTGTCGGAAAATCAATGACAACCCAATTAGCGAGCGAGGCTATGGCAGCGGGAGCCAGGCGCTTTCTTGTTAAACCGCTCACTTCCCGAATGCTGGCCAGCACCTGTCAGGAGCTGGGAATTTCTCACTCACCGATGCCCAGAACTGCCCTGATTCTTGAGGATCGGCAGGCAACCCATGAGGCAATCCGGGAACATCTGGCCACTCGGTCTATTGAAATATTGCCGGCAAGCTCCATTCAGGCGGCATTCGACTTGCTCACACAACACGATCCCGATGTAATCGTTGTAAGTCATTACAGCGACTTGATGAGTTATCGTAAGCTTTCTGCCCTGCTCCGTTTTTTCCCTCAGAGCTCAGGCATACCCGTTTTCTTTACGACCGACGACATTACCGATAGTGAAGCCAGGGATTTACTCAGTCTGACGGAAACCAATACTCACTGTGCAACCTATGCGGACCTGCCCCGGCTTATCCTTGAAGTGACAAATCAACGGGTCGGGCGGGCAACATCCGGTGGACGACTCTATGACATCTTGTACGAACGAGAGCAGGAACACCTTGCACTGAATCATCACGCCATAGTCAGTATGGCTGACAGCGCGGGGCAAATTACCGAAGTTAACCGAAACTTTTGTGACACCAGCCAGTATTCCGAGACAGAGCTCCTCGGCCAGAATCATCGCATACTGAAATCCGGCTATCATTCACCCGATTTTTACAGAGACCTGTGGCAAACGATATCCCGGGGCGATGTCTGGAAGGGTGAGATCTGCAACCGAGCTAAAGATGGTCGTTACTATTGGGTCTCATCGACGATCGTTCCCTTTCTGGATAGCAGAAAGCGCCCGTACAAGTACATTGCTATTCGCAAAGACATCACCCATGTCAAAACGTCCGAACACCGCGGGGAGCTGTATGGGCAACTCGCAAGGCTGGTCAGTGGGGCCAGCGCCCAGGTTCTTTCCGGCGACTGGGCAGACGTCCCGGAAATACTCCAGTCAGCACTGCAACCACTTTGCAGATTTCTTGGCATCTATCATGTATCGATAAAGCTTCACCAGACCGATCACCTCTTTGCCAAAGGGAACCGGCCTGCAGTCGACTCGAGCCATAACGCCTCCCTTTCGATTACAGGGTTTGACACGACTGGAAGCGAACGACAAGCAGATGACTGCTACAAGATCGAAACCACGCTCCGGGCAGACCGGACAGAGCTGGGTTCACTGGAGCTGCTAACACGGCAGAACGCCTTGAAGGATGTTCCCCGCGCTCAGGGTCTGATTGATATACTTGGCAGTGTCATTTCCAATTCTCTTGCCCGCTGGATGTCAGAATTCTACCAGGAACGGGACCGGGAACGGCTCCGCAAGGCCCAGTCCTTTGCAAACATCGGTACCTGGGAGTGGAACCTTGAAACCAACGATCTGTTCTGGACGGGAACCATCCCGGTAATTTTCGGATACCCGGAAGGGGATCTGGAAACCTCCTATGAAAACTTTATAACCGCTGTTCATCCCGATGACCGTGCAAAAGTTGAGGCAGGAATAGCGGCCGCTATTGAACATGATGAACCTTATCGAATTGAACATCGGGTTGTATGGCCCGATGGCACGGTGAGGCTGCTTTTGGAAGCGGGCGCTGTGATTCGGAGCGATGATGGCATGGCAAAACAAATGCTGGGTATCGTTCAGGACGTGACTCAGGCCCATGAAGCGAAGCAGCAGCTGGCTCTCCAGACCCGCCTGTTGAACATACTTCATGACTCCCTCACCGCGTTCATTCGCGAAGGGAAATTCCGGGCCACCCTTGACAGCATGCTCGAGAGCCTGCTGGAACTGACCAGCAGCGAATTTGGTTTTCTGGCAGAAGTGCTCCATGACGGCGAGAAAACTCCGTATCTCCGGGTTCAATCCATTAGCAATATCCCCTGGGGCCCAAGCTCTGAAGAGATGTACAGCCGGGTCGGGACGGACAGATTCGAGCTTTTCGGTCTCGATAGTGTAATTGGAGAGTCGGTCAGAGAAGGGAAGGTGGTGAGTGTCGACGAAACCCGATCAGGCGAACTGTTCACCGGGCTCCCGGAAGGGCACCCTGAAATAAGGACGTTTCTCAGCGTGCCGGTCTTTATCGGCTCCGACCTGGTCGGTGTCTTCGCCCTTGCCAACCGTGATTCCGGTTACGACCAGTCACTCATCAATTTTCTACGGCCCTTTGCCGCGAACTACGGCGTGATCATTAACTCTCAGCGAATGATTGATATGGGAGAAACGAATCGCATGAGTCTGACTCATGCAAAGCTACAGGCAGACCAAGCCAACCGGGCAAAATCCGAATTCCTTTCCAGCATGAGCCATGAATTGCGCACGCCGATGAATGCCATCCTGGGCTTTGGCCAGCTATTGGAAAGCGATCCAGAGCTGAATGACGACCAGCAGGACAGCGTCAACGAAATTCTGTCCGCCAGCAAACACCTGCTCGAACTCATCAATGAAGTGCTTGATCTGGCAAGGATCGAGTCGGGTAAGCTGGAGCTCTCGCTCGAAACCATACCCGTGCGCGCAATCACTGACGAAGCGTTAACGTTCGTCAGGCTGTCCGCTGAAAAGCGCGGTATCCAAATTTCCATCCGAAACATGGGGACCCTCCGCGTCGCCGCCGACTGGACCCGCCTGAAACAGGCCCTGCTGAACCTTCTGTCCAATGCCGTCAAGTACAATCGGGTCGATGGCAGCATCCTGATCGAGGCAAAACCCCATGGATCTGCATGGGTTGATATTCGGGTTACAGATACCGGCCCTGGCATCCCGGAGTCCCGAATACCTGAACTGTTCCAGCCGTTCAACCGCTTGGGGGCAGAGCTTGGCCATATCGAAGGTACCGGCATAGGGCTATCACTGACCCGGCGGCTCGTGGAGTTGATGGGAGGCAGCATTGGGGTTACCAGCGCCATTGGCGAAGGATCTACATTCTGGATCCGCCTGCCGGTTGAACGGCTGCACACGAGCACAAACGCCGAGCCGTCAATCGATTACGGTCAAAGCCAAACTCTGTCTGGCGAGCGAACTTCCAACAAAAAACGGTCCATTCTTTATATTGAGGATAATCCGGCGAACCTGAAACTTGTTGAAAGAATCGTCCAGCGGCAACGCGACTTTTCGCTTATTTCGGCGATCACCGCCGAAGAAGGATTGAACCTGGCAAGGGCCTGTCAACCGGACCTCATTCTTCTCGATATTAATTTGCCGGATTTGGACGGCTACGTTGTCCTGGATAAGTTAAAGGCACAGGTGCCCCCGAACAATGCCCCTGTCATCGCCCTCACGGCGAACGCCATGCATAGTGAAGTCCGGAGAGGGAAAAATGCCGGTTTCGATGATTATCTAACCAAGCCAATCAACATTGCAGAATTAACGAACACACTGGGAAAATACCTCGGGTAA
- a CDS encoding HD domain-containing phosphohydrolase — translation MCTFSEKNLQEQSIFVVDDELVNLKLLEKTLRSAGYTNLVLISDPHQVLPAYQAHNPSLILLDLNMPGFDGYQIMEQLGNLNDPMLPPIVILTAQNQQEYLLRALDAGARDFVSKPFDRRELLMRVRNFLDAHLAHRLVHDQKNHLEMLVGKRTQELQETRLEIIRRLGHAAEYRDEETGSHIIRMSKMCALLADKAGWPKEQCDLILQASPMHDIGKIGIPDAILLKPGKLDPQEWQTMKAHAEIGGRLLEGNDNELMVMAREIAINHHEKWDGSGYPSGLEGENIPLSGRIAALADVFDALTSARPYKKAWPIADAVQLIRESRGKHFDPELVDLFLDDVDSFAKIKNTYQD, via the coding sequence ATGTGCACCTTTTCAGAAAAAAACCTTCAGGAACAGAGCATCTTCGTGGTTGACGACGAACTGGTCAACCTGAAACTCCTGGAAAAAACTCTCAGGTCCGCAGGCTATACAAACCTGGTACTCATCAGCGATCCGCATCAGGTTCTTCCTGCCTACCAGGCGCACAATCCTTCTCTGATTCTCCTGGATCTTAATATGCCGGGCTTTGACGGATACCAGATTATGGAGCAGCTCGGCAATCTGAATGACCCGATGCTGCCTCCCATTGTTATACTGACCGCGCAGAATCAGCAGGAGTATCTGCTTCGTGCTTTGGACGCAGGGGCCCGGGACTTTGTTAGTAAACCCTTTGATCGCCGGGAGTTACTGATGCGCGTCAGGAATTTTCTGGACGCCCATCTCGCCCATCGGCTAGTGCACGATCAGAAAAATCATCTGGAAATGCTGGTGGGAAAACGCACACAGGAACTGCAGGAAACCAGGCTGGAAATCATTCGGCGGCTTGGACATGCGGCGGAGTACCGGGATGAAGAAACGGGAAGCCACATTATAAGAATGAGCAAGATGTGTGCCCTTCTTGCCGACAAAGCTGGCTGGCCCAAAGAGCAATGCGACTTGATCCTGCAAGCCAGCCCAATGCATGACATCGGTAAAATTGGCATTCCCGACGCCATCCTGTTAAAACCCGGAAAGCTGGATCCGCAAGAATGGCAAACCATGAAAGCCCATGCTGAAATCGGTGGGCGGCTATTGGAGGGTAATGACAACGAACTCATGGTCATGGCCCGTGAAATTGCCATCAACCACCACGAAAAATGGGACGGGAGCGGCTATCCAAGTGGATTAGAAGGTGAAAATATTCCCCTTTCCGGGAGAATTGCAGCACTGGCCGACGTATTTGATGCGTTGACTTCCGCACGCCCCTACAAGAAAGCCTGGCCGATAGCAGATGCTGTGCAACTGATACGGGAAAGCCGGGGCAAGCACTTTGATCCGGAGCTGGTCGACCTGTTCCTTGATGACGTCGACAGCTTTGCAAAAATCAAAAATACCTATCAGGACTAG
- a CDS encoding sensor domain-containing diguanylate cyclase, producing the protein MPMTSENLRWMINAIPDAAILISRDRTIINANQKAADIFLTSVTRLEGDSLDILIPEHSRTAHEQHVEGFFSEPMKRPMGSGLRFHGSRADGSIFPVAVMLSQIMVESTDYAIAIIRDDSDRAAIQAMKEKLESANLRLAKAQEVGGLAWWEADLRTNELVWSAVIPRILDLGQADHPSFCTIRNRCIPEDRQNFDAIHGRWGTVSGKTATYRIRKKDGKIRWIEETVHQEMDHIVLGVMRDITDQKNLEKKLRTESVTDELTGLFNRKQFNRDLKSRYSEFVRSGTNSSIITYDFDYFKNINDLYGHAMGDQVLSQSATIVTDQLRASDHAYRLGGEEFAILLRGTDMENARVLAERIRKSVGEARFRLDDAWACTTVSLGVSQLHRSDSCFEDVSIRADEALYRSKANGRNKVSICE; encoded by the coding sequence ATGCCAATGACTTCCGAAAACCTGAGGTGGATGATCAATGCGATTCCCGATGCAGCCATTCTCATCAGTCGGGACCGAACCATTATCAATGCCAACCAGAAAGCGGCCGACATTTTTTTAACGAGCGTGACACGGCTGGAAGGCGATTCACTGGACATCCTGATACCAGAACATTCGAGAACCGCTCACGAACAACACGTTGAGGGCTTTTTCAGCGAGCCAATGAAGCGCCCCATGGGATCAGGGCTTCGCTTTCATGGCAGCCGCGCCGACGGTTCCATTTTTCCGGTCGCCGTCATGTTAAGCCAGATCATGGTCGAATCCACAGACTATGCAATTGCCATCATTCGCGACGACTCTGACAGAGCGGCAATACAGGCGATGAAAGAAAAGCTTGAATCAGCAAATCTCCGATTGGCCAAGGCTCAGGAGGTCGGAGGGCTGGCCTGGTGGGAGGCTGACCTCCGGACAAATGAACTGGTTTGGTCCGCCGTGATTCCCAGAATTCTGGACCTTGGACAGGCGGACCACCCTTCCTTCTGCACAATACGCAACCGCTGCATTCCCGAAGACCGGCAGAACTTCGATGCCATACATGGTCGTTGGGGAACTGTATCCGGCAAGACGGCCACTTACAGAATACGTAAAAAAGATGGCAAAATACGCTGGATCGAAGAGACCGTTCATCAGGAGATGGACCATATCGTGCTTGGTGTCATGCGTGACATCACTGACCAGAAAAACCTGGAAAAAAAGTTGCGCACAGAATCGGTTACCGACGAACTGACAGGGCTGTTCAACCGGAAGCAATTCAACCGCGATCTGAAAAGTCGCTATTCGGAATTCGTCCGTTCCGGAACCAACTCGTCTATCATCACCTATGATTTTGATTACTTCAAAAATATCAATGATTTGTACGGGCATGCCATGGGCGATCAAGTCCTCAGCCAATCCGCCACTATCGTCACTGACCAACTCAGGGCATCGGATCATGCCTACAGACTGGGCGGCGAAGAATTCGCGATCCTGCTCCGCGGAACCGATATGGAGAATGCGCGAGTTTTAGCGGAAAGAATCCGGAAATCGGTTGGAGAAGCACGCTTCAGACTCGACGATGCCTGGGCGTGCACAACCGTCAGTCTCGGCGTATCACAGCTCCACCGCTCAGATAGCTGCTTCGAAGATGTTTCTATACGGGCAGATGAGGCACTTTATCGAAGTAAGGCCAATGGCCGTAACAAGGTCAGCATTTGCGAATAG